The proteins below come from a single Novipirellula artificiosorum genomic window:
- a CDS encoding exosortase-associated EpsI family protein yields MNQTESQSKQAGEPASNTGSPRNRRLPLVIVIVAVLASAIMHGLLDGRWSVATDLIQQGKRLEQLPQRCGNWILLTESELDESAARLLRCYGSAVRVYQNEITQATVTVAVLFGPRGPIAVHTPEICYSSIGTEQLGERTKETLKTANGDQSLWSVQFADESSTEPTLSVWYAWSDGGPWVATDNPRYWMTENLYKIQVASPINPVTDDQCEDFLKQLLPQLDPLLGHT; encoded by the coding sequence TTGAACCAAACTGAATCACAATCGAAACAGGCTGGGGAACCCGCATCCAATACTGGGTCGCCACGCAATCGACGGTTGCCACTGGTGATCGTGATCGTTGCCGTCCTGGCTTCCGCAATCATGCATGGGTTGCTCGATGGGCGATGGTCGGTCGCGACTGATTTGATTCAACAAGGAAAACGACTCGAACAATTGCCCCAGCGTTGTGGCAATTGGATCCTGCTAACCGAAAGTGAATTGGACGAAAGCGCCGCCAGATTACTGCGGTGCTACGGGTCGGCGGTTCGTGTCTACCAAAACGAAATCACTCAAGCAACCGTCACCGTGGCAGTGCTGTTCGGGCCACGGGGTCCAATTGCCGTTCATACGCCTGAGATTTGCTACAGCTCCATTGGGACCGAACAACTTGGAGAACGAACCAAGGAAACGCTGAAAACAGCCAACGGCGATCAGAGCTTGTGGTCCGTTCAATTTGCTGACGAGTCTTCGACCGAGCCGACCCTCAGCGTCTGGTACGCATGGAGCGACGGTGGTCCTTGGGTCGCAACCGATAATCCTCGTTATTGGATGACCGAAAACCTGTACAAGATCCAAGTGGCCAGCCCGATCAATCCGGTGACTGACGACCAGTGTGAGGATTTCTTGAAACAACTCTTGCCCCAGCTCGACCCACTGCTGGGCCATACATAA